In the Arachis ipaensis cultivar K30076 chromosome B10, Araip1.1, whole genome shotgun sequence genome, one interval contains:
- the LOC107623810 gene encoding uncharacterized protein LOC107623810 has translation MLCSAPTAKSGSTWLDRLRSSKGIPTGDGLDLDSFLLTAAHHSPRSLQARSDTIPARPRPTEAHHEPPSMTAVLAELFNMGATLTRTLPSKKCPRKQTHPKFFLANSSPTTTAAATTTTAAATAVRATNSLRANVAAEEVAVIEEEALDRGDDEDNELMKGFTKSEVTMIDTSFPGWKVDKLVFRKNNIWKVRERKHKSKFFTKKKKKTSDVNGIGSSKDNAVNMKREKPMKDSQGYIAHHL, from the coding sequence ATGCTCTGCTCCGCTCCGACCGCGAAGTCCGGTTCAACATGGCTCGACCGCCTCCGGTCCAGCAAAGGCATCCCCACCGGCGATGGCCTTGACCTCGATTCTTTCCTCCTCACCGCAGCTCACCACTCCCCTCGTTCACTCCAGGCCCGGTCCGATACCATCCCGGCCCGACCCCGGCCCACCGAGGCCCATCACGAGCCACCAAGCATGACCGCCGTCCTCGCCGAGCTCTTCAACATGGGCGCCACCCTCACCCGAACCCTACCCTCCAAAAAATGCCCCAGGAAGCAAACCCACCCGAAATTCTTCCTCGCCAATTCTTCCCCAACAACCACCGCCGCCGCCACAACCACTACAGCCGCCGCCACCGCTGTCCGCGCCACCAATTCCCTCAGGGCTAACGTGGCAGCGGAAGAAGTAGCAGTAATAGAAGAAGAAGCGTTGGACCGCGGTGACGACGAAGATAACGAGTTGATGAAGGGTTTCACGAAGAGCGAGGTTACCATGATTGACACGAGCTTCCCTGGTTGGAAGGTGGACAAGTTGGTGTTCAGGAAAAACAATATTTGGAAAGTGAGGGAGAGAAAGCACAAGTCAAAATTTTTtactaagaagaagaagaaaacctcTGATGTTAATGGAATTGGGAGCTCCAA